A DNA window from Roseovarius sp. Pro17 contains the following coding sequences:
- a CDS encoding cyanophycinase translates to MSTPSKFGTKGPLIAIGGAEDRSSRSDILRRILTMTDKEAPTVGVITTASSIPDDVFEIYRTTFCTIGAAEVLDLRIRDRMDAASLDIVAMIQSSDIIFLSGGDQMRLTNILGATAAMAAIRARHADGAVIAGTSAGAACQSQTMVYGGSAGDALRKGAVRMSAGFGLVEGVIIDTHFLERGRFSRLMEVGATNPEYLGLGIGEDAAVLFDGDVIRAFGSGHTIIVDSSQVTGSNVCELEDGQPVSVQNVIMHALVDGFGYSQTERRVLGPDELQAKSLEYTSAYS, encoded by the coding sequence ATGAGCACACCCAGCAAATTTGGCACCAAGGGTCCGCTTATCGCTATCGGTGGTGCAGAGGATAGGTCTTCTCGCAGCGACATCTTGCGCCGCATTCTGACTATGACTGACAAAGAGGCGCCGACAGTCGGGGTCATCACGACAGCCAGCAGCATTCCCGACGACGTTTTCGAGATTTATAGAACCACATTTTGCACGATCGGCGCAGCCGAGGTTTTGGATCTTCGGATTCGCGACCGCATGGATGCGGCGTCGCTGGACATCGTCGCGATGATCCAAAGCTCGGACATCATATTCCTTTCAGGTGGCGATCAGATGCGCCTTACCAACATTCTCGGCGCGACTGCGGCAATGGCAGCCATCCGCGCCCGCCACGCGGATGGCGCCGTGATTGCCGGAACCAGCGCCGGTGCAGCGTGCCAATCGCAGACCATGGTCTATGGCGGTTCGGCGGGCGACGCGCTGCGCAAGGGCGCAGTGAGGATGTCTGCGGGCTTTGGCTTGGTCGAAGGCGTCATTATCGATACGCATTTTCTAGAGCGCGGCCGCTTTTCGCGGTTGATGGAGGTCGGCGCAACCAATCCCGAGTATCTCGGCCTCGGTATCGGTGAGGACGCGGCAGTTCTGTTCGACGGAGACGTGATACGCGCCTTTGGCTCGGGTCACACGATCATCGTCGATAGCTCGCAGGTCACCGGATCGAATGTGTGCGAGTTAGAAGACGGCCAACCGGTCAGCGTTCAGAACGTGATAATGCACGCGCTGGTCGATGGATTTGGATACAGTCAGACTGAACGACGGGTCTTGGGGCCCGATGAACTCCAAGCCAAGAGCTTGGAGTACACAAGTGCATATTCTTGA
- a CDS encoding recombinase family protein: MVRRIFSDYAAGQSARSIAAALNQKGIPAPRAATWSFSTISGNWKRGTGILNNDLYIGERVWNRQRFVKCPQTGKRQALPNPPEAWVRETVPDLRIIDQELWDQVKARQGATRKEILNARSEDNGPQAHKARRARYLLSGTVECSACGAGYIMISADRMGCSAARNRGTCDNRKTLKRIDLEERVLNGLRQRLMTPEMITTFVETYQEESRKGKRDANAARVKTEQNLRAVAREIDNIVEAIAQGMFQASMKAKMDALEARKAELEGALATLPEEDTVLLHPGLADLFRKKVEDLVTSLNDPGMKSEAGELLRSLIEKIILTPADAAPNGHLISLQGELAGILSFCDKGMGTNANARSRATGVRQVTMVAGARFGHCFAKLRKTHVAR; the protein is encoded by the coding sequence ATCGTCCGGCGGATCTTCTCGGACTATGCGGCAGGCCAGAGTGCTCGCAGCATTGCCGCCGCGTTGAACCAGAAAGGTATTCCGGCCCCGCGCGCTGCGACCTGGTCATTCTCGACGATCTCGGGAAACTGGAAGCGCGGGACGGGCATCCTGAACAACGATCTCTACATCGGTGAGCGGGTGTGGAACCGGCAGCGCTTCGTGAAGTGTCCACAAACCGGTAAACGCCAGGCACTCCCCAACCCTCCCGAGGCCTGGGTCCGCGAGACCGTGCCGGATCTTCGGATCATCGATCAGGAACTCTGGGATCAGGTGAAGGCGCGTCAAGGCGCCACACGCAAAGAGATCCTAAACGCGCGCAGCGAAGACAATGGCCCGCAGGCCCATAAGGCCCGCCGTGCCCGCTACCTGCTGTCGGGAACCGTGGAATGCAGTGCCTGCGGTGCAGGCTACATCATGATCAGCGCCGACCGGATGGGCTGCTCGGCTGCCCGCAATCGCGGCACTTGCGATAACCGCAAAACCCTCAAGCGGATTGATCTCGAGGAGCGGGTTCTAAACGGACTGCGCCAACGGCTGATGACGCCGGAGATGATCACTACCTTTGTTGAGACCTATCAGGAGGAAAGCCGTAAGGGCAAACGCGACGCTAACGCAGCGCGGGTGAAGACCGAGCAGAACCTGCGCGCTGTCGCCCGCGAGATCGACAATATCGTCGAAGCCATCGCCCAAGGCATGTTCCAAGCCAGCATGAAGGCGAAAATGGACGCGCTGGAGGCCCGCAAGGCCGAGTTGGAGGGCGCACTCGCCACCCTGCCCGAGGAGGACACGGTCCTCCTCCATCCTGGTCTGGCCGATCTTTTCCGCAAGAAGGTGGAAGACCTCGTCACCAGCCTCAATGATCCGGGGATGAAGTCGGAAGCGGGGGAACTGCTGCGCAGCTTGATCGAGAAGATCATCCTGACGCCGGCTGATGCCGCCCCGAACGGGCATCTGATCTCGCTCCAGGGCGAGCTCGCCGGGATTTTGTCGTTTTGCGATAAGGGGATGGGCACAAATGCCAACGCCCGCAGCAGAGCTACGGGCGTTAGGCAAGTAACGATGGTTGCGGGAGCTCGATTTGGACATTGTTTCGCAAAGCTTCGTAAAACCCACGTCGCTCGGTGA
- a CDS encoding copper-binding protein: protein MTLGHNSTERTTNENPLTFDPRPCVVSASGAGADQQRDESFRDADERRADEGAVQTTAILNSIGDSTVNVSHHPIPEIGWPAMTIDFSLTAEAQMMGEVSVGDKVTLILSHEHLLLP from the coding sequence ATGACGCTTGGCCATAACTCCACTGAAAGGACTACCAATGAAAACCCTCTCACTTTCGATCCTCGCCCTTGTGTTGTCAGCGCCTCTGGCGCTGGCGCAGACCAGCAGCGAGATGAATCATTCAGAGATGCAGATGAGCGACGTGCAGATGAAGGTGCGGTGCAAACCACGGCCATCTTGAATTCCATCGGCGACAGCACCGTCAATGTCAGCCATCATCCGATCCCGGAAATCGGCTGGCCCGCGATGACGATAGATTTCTCTCTCACTGCCGAGGCGCAGATGATGGGCGAGGTTTCAGTCGGAGACAAAGTTACTCTGATCCTTAGTCATGAACATCTCCTTCTTCCCTAA
- a CDS encoding isoaspartyl peptidase/L-asparaginase, with protein MTQGFSLVIHGGAGVMARDCMTQGREALYHAALVRALDAGEEVLLQDGNALDAVTAAVCALEDEPLFNAGRGAVFTRDGTQEMDAALMAGCSRRAGAVAGIFGPKNPILAARAVLEQTDNVLMIGDGALNVARAAGLNFRAKDYFYTQERWDALQDTLRMEREGKLDDDPSRRHGTVGAVARDRHGVLAAATSTGGMTAKRPGRVGDTPVIGAGTFADNATCAVSATGDGETFMRLCVAHEIDARIRLANIPMDRAAEGLIMTDLAAVRGSGGLIAVDRSGVITTPFNCEGMYRGWIVEGESRETAIY; from the coding sequence ATGACCCAGGGCTTCAGTCTTGTGATCCACGGCGGCGCCGGTGTGATGGCACGCGATTGCATGACGCAGGGCCGCGAGGCGCTATACCACGCCGCGCTGGTCCGTGCGCTCGACGCAGGCGAGGAGGTGCTATTGCAGGATGGCAATGCGCTGGACGCGGTAACGGCTGCGGTGTGCGCACTTGAGGATGAACCGCTTTTCAATGCGGGCCGAGGTGCCGTCTTTACCCGTGATGGGACGCAGGAGATGGACGCCGCACTTATGGCTGGATGCAGCCGCCGGGCGGGTGCTGTCGCGGGCATTTTCGGTCCCAAGAATCCCATACTCGCGGCGCGTGCTGTTCTGGAGCAGACCGATAACGTCCTGATGATTGGAGACGGCGCCCTCAACGTCGCGCGTGCTGCTGGTCTGAACTTTCGGGCCAAAGACTACTTCTACACGCAGGAGCGATGGGACGCCTTGCAAGACACACTAAGGATGGAGCGCGAGGGCAAACTGGACGACGATCCCTCACGGCGTCACGGAACGGTCGGCGCGGTGGCCCGTGACCGCCACGGTGTTCTCGCAGCGGCGACATCAACTGGCGGCATGACGGCAAAGCGGCCGGGCCGCGTCGGCGACACCCCGGTGATCGGCGCCGGCACCTTCGCCGACAACGCCACCTGCGCGGTATCGGCCACCGGCGATGGCGAAACCTTTATGCGTCTGTGCGTGGCGCATGAAATCGACGCCCGCATTCGTCTGGCCAACATCCCGATGGATCGTGCGGCCGAAGGCTTGATAATGACCGATCTGGCGGCCGTTCGCGGCTCAGGTGGGCTTATCGCCGTTGACCGGAGTGGGGTCATCACGACGCCGTTCAATTGTGAAGGGATGTATCGCGGCTGGATCGTCGAAGGCGAAAGCCGGGAGACCGCGATCTACTGA
- a CDS encoding recombinase family protein — protein MLQTGHKQRAVIYARFSSDMQTTASIDDQIRVCTALANSLDFTVVGSYRDDAISGATDIRPGFQGVMQAAMSGQIDVVVAESLDRLSRDLEHIAGFFKRMQYLGVKIVTKAEGTITHYQVGIGGMMNEMFLMNLAQKTHRGLEGRVRNGKSAGGKSFGYDIPRTPLPDGTFTTGDLDIN, from the coding sequence ATGCTACAAACCGGACACAAACAACGCGCCGTGATCTATGCCCGCTTCTCGTCGGACATGCAGACCACAGCGTCCATCGACGACCAGATTCGCGTTTGCACGGCCCTGGCGAACTCGCTCGATTTCACCGTGGTCGGGAGCTACCGCGATGACGCAATCAGTGGTGCCACCGATATACGCCCTGGATTTCAGGGGGTGATGCAAGCGGCGATGTCCGGACAGATTGACGTGGTCGTCGCAGAATCCCTTGATCGCCTCAGTCGTGATCTCGAGCACATCGCCGGCTTCTTCAAGCGGATGCAGTATCTCGGCGTCAAGATCGTCACCAAGGCCGAAGGTACCATCACCCATTATCAAGTTGGGATTGGCGGCATGATGAACGAGATGTTCCTCATGAACCTCGCGCAGAAGACCCACCGCGGGTTGGAGGGTCGGGTCAGGAACGGTAAATCCGCAGGCGGCAAGAGCTTTGGCTATGATATCCCGCGCACCCCCCTGCCCGATGGCACATTCACCACGGGCGATTTAGACATCAATTAA